A single genomic interval of Coccidioides posadasii str. Silveira chromosome 1, complete sequence harbors:
- a CDS encoding uncharacterized protein (EggNog:ENOG410PJ21~COG:S~TransMembrane:3 (i38-57o86-104i230-260o)) — protein MGCCGDRHRDDDLIHVKAEQKWDYITLTDFRSTSCFTFLSYCILYLTIIKSFAVYGVDTFTAVNLLAFSRWASQIKPKIPFGISKWIFSGCIILSFVLLAYRWIRAIRVIKSGGVAQSYLDPIAVRVQSTRMGSEGQGFRRFLVFAELTKSKKGADYVALFTYFNFESWLRVIFAEGPRQAINGFTLYSVMELRLIPIGENAPSDGTPAVVQFFNNVEALAEKDKLQATILFAMLFTFVIWVLSILSLALSLIMYLLFLWHHIPSEDGSLTAYCRRKINTRLERIVKRKVDRALAKGLALQDRKRTDLETGVESIKQQPTLPTFDYASSNLSSVPPMPGLSRQTTATTLPPYSRAAPSGSGGQFGMDRQPTLPDTKWENPPLPTSTPGPGTRTSDDTASLVNNAGGFGYTAPPSEALSSPTERYGTPFSASMSDVSLPGGRARRTPAPSIAPSVDPYGRAPPSLPAPRLPTPRMQSPAPREGYSFARPPPPAATVPERSVTAPIPSVTPSPSSYRNFTRPWPAPTQVSGQSSMSQYSNALPSPRRVGTAPPSQDSLPYNPGPRF, from the exons ATGGGCTGTTGTGGTGACCGTCACCGCGATGATGATCTGATTCACGTCAAGGCCGAGCAGAAATGGGACTACATC ACTCTGACAGACTTCCGATCGACCTCTTGCTTCACGTTCCTGTCGTACTGCATTCTCTACCTCACCATCATTAAATCGTTTGCCGTTTATGGAGTCGACACTTTTACTGCTGTGAACCTGTTGGCGTTTTCGCGCTGGGCGTCTCAGATTAAGCCAAAAATCCCCTTTGGAATTTCGAAATGGATCTTCTCCGGGTGCATCATTCTCTCCTTTGTCCTTCTGGCATACCGTTGGATCCGTGCCATACGCGTAATTAAATCTGGCGGAGTTGCTCAGAGCTACCTTGACCCGATCGCCGTTCGTGTTCAAAGTACTCGAATGGGAAGCGAAGGCCAGGGTTTCCGCCGGTTCCTCGTCTTTGCAGAATTGACAAAAAGTAAGAAAGGAGCTGACTACGTCGCCCTGTTCACCTACTTTAACTTTGAAT CCTGGCTGCGAGTTATCTTTGCCGAAGGCCCCCGCCAAGCTATCAACGGATTCACTCTTTATTCTGTAATGGAGCTGCGCCTGATCCCGATAGGAGAGAACGCTCCTTCTGACGGGACTCCGGCAGTGGTACAGTTCTTCAACAACGTCGAGGCGCTGGCCGAGAAGGACAAGCTCCAAGCGACCATCTTATTCGCCATGCTTTTCACATTCGTCATCTGGGTCTTGTCGATTTTGAGTTTAGCGTTATCGCTGATCATGTACTTGCTGTTTCTGTGGCATCATATCCCGAGTGAAGACGGTTCGCTCACGGCATATTGTCGACGGAAAATTAACACGCGACTGGAGCGCattgtcaaaagaaaggTCGATAGAGCTCTTGCCAAGGGTCTTGCTCTTCAGGATCGGAAACGAACGGATCTAGAGACAGGCGTCGAGAGTATCAAACAACAGCCGACGTTACCCACCTTTGACTATGCGAGCAGCAACCTGTCAAGTGTGCCGCCTATGCCAGGCCTTTCTCGACAGACCACGGCGACAACACTGCCTCCATACTCCAGAGCGGCCCCGTCCGGCAGTGGTGGGCAATTTGGAATGGACCGTCAGCCAACGCTGCCGGATACGAAATGGGAAAATCCACCGTTGCCCACGAGCACTCCCGGACCGGGCACTCGAACGTCTGACGATACTGCATCGCTCGTAAACAACGCTGGAGGATTTGGGTATACCGCGCCGCCCAGTGAAGCCTTGTCATCGCCAACTGAACGATACGGAACTCCTTTCTCTGCTTCGATGAGTGACGTTTCTCTTCCCGGCGGCCGGGCTCGTCGAACTCCTGCCCCTTCCATTGCCCCTTCCGTGGATCCATATGGACGGGCTCCCCCGAGCCTGCCGGCTCCAAGGCTGCCAACTCCGAGAATGCAGTCCCCGGCTCCACGAGAAGGCTATAGTTTTGCAAGGCCGCCCCCGCCAGCTGCCACCGTCCCAGAGCGATCCGTGACCGCTCCCATACCAAGTGTCACTCCTTCGCCCAGTTCTTACCGCAATTTCACTCGGCCATGGCCAGCTCCCACCCAAGTTTCCGGGCAATCCTCCATGTCTCAATATTCAAACGCACTTCCCTCTCCGCGGCGAGTAGGAACTGCTCCACCTTCCCAAGACTCGCTGCCGTACAATCCCGGCCCCCGGTTTTGA